The genomic DNA TCGATGTACCTAGGGGAGGCATTCAGGCCCCTCACCCGGCTGGTCTGCGGGCAGAAGCAGAGGCCATGACCCGGCTTACGCCTTGGCCTTGGGATCCTCAGGGTAAACGCTGATGCGCCGGCGACCGCCTCGGGCATACTCAAAGTACACATAGCCGGGCTGTACAGCGAAAATGGTGTAATCCTTGCCCATATCCACATTCACGCCAGGATGGAACTTGGTGCCGCGCTGGCGGATGATGATGTTGCCAGGAATCACATACTCGCCGCCAAACTTCTTGACGCCAAGGCGCTTGGATTCGCTGTCGCGACCGTTGCGGGTGGAACCGCCACCTTTCTTGTGAGCCATCTCCGTCTCCTTTGACTCCTAGGCCGGGATAATCTTCTCAATCCGCAAGCGGGTATAGTGCTGACGATGGCCCTTCAGCCGGCGATAACGCTTCTTGGGGCGATACTTCCAGACCAGGATCTTGCGTGCCCGAAGCTGGTCCACCACCGTGGCCTGAACCCTGGCGCCGGCAACGAGCGGATGCCCGATCGTCGCGTTTTCACCGTCGGCGACCAGCAGCACCTCATCCAGATCGACCGTCTGGCCAACCTCGTAGGGCAATTTCTCAACATCGATGACGGCGCCTTCTTCAACACGGTACTGGCGACCGCCGCTCCGAACGACTGCGTACATAGCCAAATCTCCAATCTTCGCTTCACCGCCGTGAATGATGCCACTGGGCCGCACGCACGGGGAAAATTGGGAGGTACGAGAAAGCGCCCCAGCTTTGCCGGGGCGCATATGATTATAGCGGACACCGCCACAAAACGTCAATGCTCCGTATTCTTTCACGCAAAATGTTACCGAGGGGGTATGGTTCACT from Anaerolineae bacterium includes the following:
- the rplU gene encoding 50S ribosomal protein L21, giving the protein MYAVVRSGGRQYRVEEGAVIDVEKLPYEVGQTVDLDEVLLVADGENATIGHPLVAGARVQATVVDQLRARKILVWKYRPKKRYRRLKGHRQHYTRLRIEKIIPA
- the rpmA gene encoding 50S ribosomal protein L27 — translated: MAHKKGGGSTRNGRDSESKRLGVKKFGGEYVIPGNIIIRQRGTKFHPGVNVDMGKDYTIFAVQPGYVYFEYARGGRRRISVYPEDPKAKA